In Zingiber officinale cultivar Zhangliang chromosome 1A, Zo_v1.1, whole genome shotgun sequence, a genomic segment contains:
- the LOC122017522 gene encoding putative rRNA methyltransferase YqxC produces the protein MALSLRMGRFFASCLLSSALKFNLRSLQFKLVNDAHSWNSPLARTFATIKAERLPLRKKRKRLDELCVERFQEYSRTLIQSWILQGKVIVDGRVVSKAGTPTSDSSVIEIKAEIPKYVCRAGYKLEAAIEKLNVDVVDKIALDSGLSTGGFTDCLLQHGASHVYGVDVGYGQVADKIRRDKRVSVIERTNLRYLPGLPQQVDIVTLDLSFISILLVMPAVINVMKPDSTLVTLVKPQFEARRSQVGGGGIVRDPEVHQEVLEKIIKGVEGFGFCCKGWIESPIKGAEGNKEFLVCFQRVTVEST, from the exons ATGGCTTTATCGCTTCGGATGGGCCGCTTTTTTGCGAGTTGCCTCCTTTCCTCCGCCTTGAAATTCAATCTACGTTCGTTACAGT TCAAGCTGGTTAACGATGCACACTCTTGGAATTCGCCCTTGGCCAGGACCTTTGCCACAATAAAAGCCGAAAGGCTCCCTCTACGGAAGAA AAGGAAGCGATTGGATGAACTATGCGTCGAAAGGTTTCAAGAGTATAGTCGAACATTGATTCAGTCTTGGATTTTGCAAG GTAAGGTAATTGTGGATGGAAGAGTAGTTAGTAAAGCTGGAACACCTACCTCAGATAGTTCAGTCATTGAGATAAAGGCTGAAATACCAAAATATGTATGTAG AGCAGGATACAAGTTAGAGGCTGCCATCGAGAAACTCAATGTTGATGTTGTTGACAAAATAGCTCTTGATTCTGGATTATCCACAGGCGGTTTTACTGACTGCTTGCTCCAACATGGTGCATCTCATGTTTATGGTGTTGATGTTGGTTATGGACAG GTTGCTGATAAAATTCGCAGAGATAAGCGTGTTTCTGTAATTGAAAGGACAAATCTGAGATATCTTCCTGGTTTACCACAACAAGTTGATATCGTGACCTTAGATTTATCCTTCATCTCTATACTTTTG GTCATGCCGGCTGTTATCAATGTTATGAAGCCGGATTCCACATTGGTAACATTGGTGAAGCCTCAGTTTGAGGCACGAAGGTCCCAG GTTGGAGGTGGTGGAATTGTGAGAGATCCTGAAGTGCATCAAGAA GTTCTTGAGAAAATAATCAAAGGAGTTGAAGGTTTTGGATTCTGTTGCAAAGGCTGGATAGAGTCTCCAATAAAGGGTGCCGAGGGCAACAAAGAATTTCTAGTGTGTTTTCAGCGAGTGACTGTAGAATCGAcataa
- the LOC122017533 gene encoding 2-dehydro-3-deoxyphosphooctonate aldolase 1 isoform X1 yields the protein MESTSALFKQLKAAEPFFLLAGPNVIESEEHILKMAKHIKAITSRLGLPLVFKSSFDKANRTSSKSFRGPGLEQGLKILEKVKVAYDLPIITDVHESSQCEAVGQVADIIQIPAFLCRQTDLLVAAAETGRIINIKKGQFCAPSVMANSAEKVRLAGNANVMVCERGTMFGYNDLIVDPRNLEWMREANCPVVADITHSLQQPAGKKVWICINFWLDGGGVASGGLRELIPCIARTAVAVGVDGIFMEVHDDPLSAPVDGPTQWPLRNLEELLQELMAIATVTKGKRAFKIDLTPYRD from the exons ATGGAATCTACTTCTGCACTATTCAAGCAGCTCAAG GCTGCGGAGCCCTTTTTCTTACTAGCAGGCCCAAATGTTATTGAATCTGAGGAGCACATACTTAAGATGGCGAAACATATAAAAGCAATAACATCAAG GCTTGGTTTGCCCCTTGTGTTCAAGTCAAGTTTTGACAAAGCTAATCGTACTTCATCAAAATCATTTCGTGGTCCTGGTTTGGAACAAGGTCTGAAG ATTCTTGAGAAAGTAAAGGTAGCATATGATCTGCCAATCATAACTGATGTGCATGAGAGCAGCCAG TGTGAagctgttggccaagttgcagatattattcaGATTCCAGCTtttctttgtcgtcag ACTGACCTTCTAGTAGCAGCAGCTGAAACGGGAAGAATCATAAATATCAAGAAAGGCCAATTTTGTGCTCCTTCA GTTATGGCGAATTCTGCAGAAAAAGTTAGACTTGCAGGAAATGCTAATGTCATGGTTTGTGAGAGAGGCACTATGTTTGGTTACA ATGATTTGATTGTTGATCCGCGCAATCTGGAATGGATGCGAGAAGCAAATTGCCCTGTT GTAGCAGATATTACACATTCTCTCCAACAACCTGCAGGGAAGAAGGTGTGGATTTGCATTAATTTTTGG CTTGATGGTGGTGGTGTTGCAAGCGGTGGTCTGCGTGAACTAATTCCATGCATTGCAAGGACAGCAGTTGCTGTAGGTGTTGATGGAATTTTCATGGAG GTACACGATGACCCCCTTAGTGCACCTGTTGATGGTCCAACACAATGG CCATTAAGGAATTTGGAGGAACTGCTTCAGGAGCTCATGGCCATTGCT ACGGTCACAAAGGGCAAAAGGGCATTCAAAATCGATCTGACGCCTTACCGCGATTAG
- the LOC122017533 gene encoding 2-dehydro-3-deoxyphosphooctonate aldolase 1 isoform X2, whose product MESTSALFKQLKAAEPFFLLAGPNVIESEEHILKMAKHIKAITSRLGLPLVFKSSFDKANRTSSKSFRGPGLEQGLKILEKVKVAYDLPIITDVHESSQCEAVGQVADIIQIPAFLCRQTDLLVAAAETGRIINIKKGQFCAPSVMANSAEKVRLAGNANVMVCERGTMFGYNDLIVDPRNLEWMREANCPVVADITHSLQQPAGKKLDGGGVASGGLRELIPCIARTAVAVGVDGIFMEVHDDPLSAPVDGPTQWPLRNLEELLQELMAIATVTKGKRAFKIDLTPYRD is encoded by the exons ATGGAATCTACTTCTGCACTATTCAAGCAGCTCAAG GCTGCGGAGCCCTTTTTCTTACTAGCAGGCCCAAATGTTATTGAATCTGAGGAGCACATACTTAAGATGGCGAAACATATAAAAGCAATAACATCAAG GCTTGGTTTGCCCCTTGTGTTCAAGTCAAGTTTTGACAAAGCTAATCGTACTTCATCAAAATCATTTCGTGGTCCTGGTTTGGAACAAGGTCTGAAG ATTCTTGAGAAAGTAAAGGTAGCATATGATCTGCCAATCATAACTGATGTGCATGAGAGCAGCCAG TGTGAagctgttggccaagttgcagatattattcaGATTCCAGCTtttctttgtcgtcag ACTGACCTTCTAGTAGCAGCAGCTGAAACGGGAAGAATCATAAATATCAAGAAAGGCCAATTTTGTGCTCCTTCA GTTATGGCGAATTCTGCAGAAAAAGTTAGACTTGCAGGAAATGCTAATGTCATGGTTTGTGAGAGAGGCACTATGTTTGGTTACA ATGATTTGATTGTTGATCCGCGCAATCTGGAATGGATGCGAGAAGCAAATTGCCCTGTT GTAGCAGATATTACACATTCTCTCCAACAACCTGCAGGGAAGAAG CTTGATGGTGGTGGTGTTGCAAGCGGTGGTCTGCGTGAACTAATTCCATGCATTGCAAGGACAGCAGTTGCTGTAGGTGTTGATGGAATTTTCATGGAG GTACACGATGACCCCCTTAGTGCACCTGTTGATGGTCCAACACAATGG CCATTAAGGAATTTGGAGGAACTGCTTCAGGAGCTCATGGCCATTGCT ACGGTCACAAAGGGCAAAAGGGCATTCAAAATCGATCTGACGCCTTACCGCGATTAG